In one window of Kitasatospora sp. MMS16-BH015 DNA:
- a CDS encoding tetratricopeptide repeat protein yields MNQVVYIAAAAGEDGLAELLAAPLRAAGYEVVSDSTVLVGSSLVEAATGALEEGCPVVLCATRGAVREGWPSSVANAAQIKGTGWLFVVQIDRDADVRKLAPATAVARYFEDPAGALDGLVAALRVRFPPVPPPPDLTAPARAGATPPNGHHLDAPSGLTEFDHESLRAFRENLRPEAAAAYPGSLTPREFLERAGLWTGGSLTFTGALLFALQLAPSGLNSVVLCSRYHGLDKSASRQTVLLEGRVHELIDRVRDFVAEQTRQGERPTPDGARSQPYHPYPMVAVREFIANALVHRDYTAHGVHVHVRIFEDRLEIASPGSWTGRPIEPGAPAVELDTLIGESVKRNVQLARMLYWTWLVEGDGSGLPTALADCTKQGVRQPTVRSAEGFVTVTLRKPPDPAAGLGRSETARPVRIGVVPHLAGSFRSRPDLLARAQARALVISGIGGVGKSQLAAWLAQQAADRGEAQLLVWGSATNREAVVSCYAEVAAELGWTGDGGPRSAARWFLNWLATTEVSWLVVLDDLADPADLIGLWPPERAGGRLLVTTRRRDAQLTGGGRVVLDMGVFTPEESVAYLTARLGEYGLSDPPAVFHRLAAELGHLPLALAQAAAFVIDGAMSCADYLVLLADARRRLESVLPQSGALPDGQRSSVADTWTVSVRRADELTGGRAGALLRMAAMLAGGGIPRAVLSGPAAQQYLQCEGGRGPESALTTLNRFSLVTLERDRRGTVRVHQLVQRVTRDRMTAQEHTAAVLAAADALLDEWPPYDQDLALVQALRENTEALLTVADERFWRGGLHPLFVRHGGSIREARLDGWALRYWDRLLRAVGPQLGEDHPDVLFVRYCWAVGRGEAGDPVGAVAELSGVVADQTRTLGLDHPRTLLSRHSLARFRGSAGDPAGAVVALEALLADQERVLGADHSQTLATRNDLAVWLAQAGDRATAVEVLDEVLARQLRVLGPDHPDTLTTRNNLALWRGFLGDAAGTVVALEALLVDQLRVFGPDHPVTLATRNGLATWRGLAGDASAAITAMEELRADQLRVFGPDHPVTLTSRSNLMVWRGEAGDPFAAATGLAELLSDRERVLGPGHPDVAETRRSLTYWLGVAAETAAVRARASGTWAELRGRIAAALGPEGASVGRYLELARIADDQPPKDGALLRSAGGPPWQELVERLCAAGRHRALIEFARMFEGGVGSPAAHEDPRGAVVINVGVSNIVGNAGFGDLAIGHRMHQP; encoded by the coding sequence ATGAACCAGGTGGTCTACATCGCGGCCGCCGCCGGCGAGGACGGGCTGGCCGAGCTGCTGGCCGCGCCGCTGCGCGCCGCCGGGTACGAGGTGGTGTCCGACTCCACGGTCCTGGTGGGCAGTTCGCTGGTGGAGGCGGCCACCGGGGCCTTGGAGGAGGGCTGCCCGGTGGTGCTCTGCGCGACCCGGGGAGCCGTGCGCGAGGGTTGGCCGTCCTCGGTGGCCAACGCCGCTCAGATCAAGGGCACGGGCTGGCTCTTCGTGGTGCAGATCGACCGCGACGCGGACGTACGGAAGCTGGCTCCCGCCACGGCGGTGGCCCGGTACTTCGAGGACCCGGCCGGCGCGCTGGACGGGTTGGTGGCGGCGTTACGGGTTCGCTTCCCGCCCGTGCCACCGCCGCCGGACCTGACCGCGCCCGCCCGGGCCGGGGCCACCCCGCCCAACGGGCACCACCTGGACGCGCCGAGCGGCCTCACCGAGTTCGACCACGAGAGCCTGCGGGCCTTCCGGGAGAACCTGCGGCCGGAGGCCGCCGCCGCGTATCCGGGCAGCCTGACGCCCCGGGAGTTCCTGGAGCGCGCCGGGCTCTGGACTGGCGGGTCGCTGACCTTCACCGGGGCGCTGCTCTTCGCCCTCCAGCTGGCCCCCAGCGGGCTCAACTCGGTGGTGCTGTGCAGCCGTTACCACGGCCTGGACAAGTCGGCCAGCCGGCAGACGGTGCTGCTGGAGGGCCGGGTCCACGAACTCATCGACCGCGTCCGGGATTTCGTGGCCGAGCAGACCCGGCAGGGCGAGCGGCCGACCCCGGACGGTGCGCGGTCGCAGCCCTACCACCCCTACCCGATGGTCGCCGTCCGGGAGTTCATCGCCAATGCGCTGGTCCACCGCGACTACACCGCGCACGGCGTGCACGTCCACGTCCGGATCTTCGAGGACCGACTGGAGATCGCCAGCCCCGGCAGCTGGACCGGCCGCCCGATCGAGCCGGGCGCCCCGGCCGTGGAGTTGGACACCCTGATCGGCGAATCTGTCAAGCGCAACGTCCAGTTGGCCCGGATGCTGTACTGGACCTGGCTGGTCGAGGGCGACGGCAGCGGCCTGCCCACCGCGCTGGCCGACTGCACGAAGCAGGGCGTCCGACAGCCCACGGTGCGTTCGGCGGAGGGGTTCGTCACGGTGACCCTGCGCAAGCCGCCGGATCCGGCGGCCGGGCTCGGACGGTCGGAGACCGCGCGCCCGGTGCGGATCGGCGTGGTGCCGCACCTCGCGGGGAGCTTCCGCAGCCGTCCGGATCTGTTGGCGCGGGCGCAGGCGCGGGCGTTGGTGATCAGCGGCATCGGCGGGGTGGGGAAGTCGCAGCTGGCGGCCTGGCTGGCCCAGCAGGCGGCCGACCGGGGTGAGGCGCAGCTGCTGGTCTGGGGCAGCGCGACCAACCGCGAGGCCGTGGTCAGCTGCTACGCCGAGGTGGCGGCCGAACTCGGCTGGACGGGGGACGGCGGGCCCCGGTCGGCCGCCCGGTGGTTCCTCAACTGGCTCGCCACCACCGAGGTCAGCTGGCTGGTGGTGCTGGACGACCTCGCGGATCCCGCTGACCTCATCGGCCTCTGGCCGCCCGAGCGGGCCGGCGGCCGACTGCTCGTCACCACCCGGCGGCGCGATGCGCAGCTCACCGGCGGCGGGCGAGTGGTGCTGGACATGGGGGTCTTCACGCCGGAGGAGTCGGTGGCGTACCTCACCGCTCGGCTCGGCGAGTACGGCCTGAGCGATCCACCGGCCGTGTTCCACCGACTGGCCGCGGAGTTGGGCCACCTGCCGCTGGCCCTCGCCCAGGCGGCGGCCTTCGTGATCGACGGGGCGATGAGCTGTGCGGACTACCTGGTGCTGCTGGCCGACGCGCGCCGCCGCCTGGAGTCGGTGCTGCCTCAGTCGGGCGCACTCCCTGACGGCCAGCGGTCCAGTGTGGCCGACACCTGGACGGTCTCGGTCCGCCGGGCCGACGAGCTCACCGGCGGGCGGGCCGGCGCCCTGCTGCGGATGGCCGCCATGCTCGCCGGCGGCGGCATCCCGCGGGCCGTGCTCTCCGGCCCGGCGGCGCAGCAGTACCTGCAGTGCGAGGGCGGGCGCGGGCCGGAGTCGGCCCTGACCACGCTCAACCGGTTCAGCCTGGTCACGCTGGAGCGCGACCGCCGGGGCACCGTCCGGGTGCACCAGCTGGTGCAGCGGGTCACCCGGGACCGGATGACGGCGCAGGAGCACACGGCGGCGGTGCTGGCGGCGGCCGACGCCCTGCTCGACGAGTGGCCGCCCTACGACCAGGACCTCGCGCTGGTCCAGGCGCTGCGGGAGAACACCGAGGCGCTGCTCACCGTCGCCGACGAGCGGTTCTGGCGGGGCGGTCTGCATCCGCTGTTCGTCCGGCACGGCGGCAGCATCCGCGAGGCGCGGCTCGACGGTTGGGCGCTGCGGTACTGGGACCGGCTGCTCCGGGCGGTCGGCCCGCAGCTGGGTGAGGACCACCCCGACGTGCTGTTCGTCCGTTACTGCTGGGCCGTCGGGCGGGGCGAGGCGGGTGACCCGGTGGGGGCCGTGGCCGAGCTGAGCGGAGTGGTGGCGGACCAGACCAGGACGCTCGGCCTGGACCACCCGCGCACGCTGCTCAGCCGGCACAGCCTGGCCAGGTTCCGGGGGAGTGCGGGCGATCCGGCGGGCGCGGTGGTGGCGCTGGAGGCGCTGCTGGCCGACCAGGAGCGGGTGCTCGGCGCCGACCACTCGCAGACCCTGGCCACCCGCAACGACCTGGCCGTCTGGCTGGCCCAGGCCGGTGACCGGGCCACCGCCGTGGAGGTGCTGGACGAGGTGCTGGCGCGCCAGCTCCGCGTGCTCGGCCCGGACCACCCGGACACCCTGACCACCCGGAACAACCTCGCGCTCTGGCGGGGCTTCCTCGGGGACGCGGCCGGGACGGTGGTGGCACTGGAGGCCCTGCTGGTCGACCAACTGCGGGTGTTCGGCCCGGACCACCCGGTGACGCTGGCCACCCGGAACGGGCTGGCCACCTGGCGGGGGCTGGCCGGGGACGCCTCGGCCGCCATCACCGCGATGGAGGAGCTGCGGGCCGATCAGCTCCGGGTGTTCGGCCCCGACCACCCCGTGACGCTGACCAGCCGGAGCAACCTGATGGTCTGGCGCGGCGAGGCGGGCGATCCGTTCGCGGCGGCCACCGGGCTGGCCGAGCTGCTGTCCGACCGCGAGCGGGTGCTCGGGCCCGGCCACCCGGACGTGGCGGAGACCCGGCGCAGCCTCACCTACTGGCTGGGGGTGGCGGCGGAGACGGCGGCCGTCCGGGCCCGGGCCTCGGGCACCTGGGCGGAGCTGCGTGGTCGGATCGCTGCGGCCCTCGGGCCCGAGGGCGCCTCGGTCGGGCGGTACCTGGAACTGGCCCGGATCGCCGACGACCAGCCACCGAAGGACGGCGCGCTGCTCCGGTCAGCGGGTGGCCCGCCGTGGCAGGAGCTGGTCGAGCGGCTCTGCGCAGCCGGACGGCACCGGGCGCTGATCGAGTTCGCTCGAATGTTCGAGGGTGGGGTCGGGAGCCCGGCGGCGCACGAGGACCCCCGGGGTGCGGTGGTGATCAACGTGGGCGTGTCGAACATCGTGGGCAACGCGGGCTTCGGCGACCTGGCGATCGGCCACCGGATGCACCAGCCGTGA
- a CDS encoding TIGR03618 family F420-dependent PPOX class oxidoreductase, protein MTQRPAPRPLSDEALSALLGRHRFGTLATVKRSGHPHLTTMVYSWDPESRTIRFSTTADRVKAGHLRRDPRAALHVPGGDVWSFAVAEGEAVVSESTTVPGDEVGRELLGMIPQAERPEDELAFLEELVAERRVVIRLTVDRLYGTVLDIDG, encoded by the coding sequence ATGACTCAACGACCAGCACCTCGCCCGCTGTCCGACGAAGCCCTCTCCGCCTTGCTCGGCCGGCACCGGTTCGGCACGCTCGCCACGGTCAAGCGCAGTGGCCACCCCCACCTGACCACCATGGTGTACAGCTGGGATCCCGAATCCCGCACCATACGGTTCTCGACGACGGCCGACCGGGTCAAAGCCGGGCACCTGCGGCGCGATCCGCGGGCAGCGCTGCACGTGCCGGGCGGCGACGTGTGGTCGTTCGCCGTCGCCGAAGGCGAGGCGGTGGTCTCCGAGAGCACGACCGTACCCGGCGACGAGGTCGGGCGGGAGCTACTCGGGATGATCCCGCAGGCCGAGCGGCCCGAGGACGAACTCGCGTTCCTCGAAGAGCTCGTTGCCGAGCGCCGGGTGGTCATCCGCCTGACGGTGGACCGACTGTACGGCACGGTGCTTGACATCGACGGCTAG